Proteins found in one Serinicoccus marinus DSM 15273 genomic segment:
- the groES gene encoding co-chaperone GroES: MSVSIKPLEDRIVVKAVEAEQTTASGLVIPDTAKEKPQEGEVLAVGPGRVDDNGNRVPMDVNVGDRVIYSKYGGTEVKYSGEEFLILSARDVLAIVG, from the coding sequence GTGTCGGTTTCCATCAAGCCGCTCGAGGACCGCATCGTCGTCAAGGCCGTCGAGGCCGAGCAGACCACGGCCTCCGGCCTCGTCATCCCGGACACCGCCAAGGAGAAGCCCCAGGAGGGCGAGGTCCTGGCGGTCGGCCCGGGCCGCGTCGACGACAACGGCAACCGCGTCCCCATGGACGTCAACGTCGGCGACCGGGTCATCTACAGCAAGTACGGCGGCACCGAGGTGAAGTACTCCGGCGAGGAGTTCCTGATCCTCTCGGCGCGCGACGTCCTCGCGATCGTGGGTTGA